TCCCAGAACTTCCTATTTCGAGATTCTATCGCGTAATAGTTCGCTCTGTCACTGAGGCGGCCGGGGGCTTCGCAATGACCAACCAGAGGAGATCCTTCGTGGCTTCGCTCAGGATGACGCAGAGGTGAATTGTTACTCTCTCACTAAGGAGTATCATCCAATGAAGTACAGTCTGAAGCATGTTGCCATGCTCGCCATCGCCTTGATGGCGATATCAATTCTGCTGGTCGCCTGTGGAGGCGCCCAGCCCACGGCTGCACCCACTGCTGCTCCGGCCACGCAGGCGCCTGCCCCTGAGCCGGCGAACAAGGCGCTGGTGGGGGTAGTGCTGCCGACGAAAGACGAGCCGCGCTGGTTGCAGGATCAGGCGGTGTTCCAGAAGGCGGGTTGGGATCCGCTTTTCAGCCAGGGTGACAGCGCCAAGGAGAAAGCGAACGTGGAGGCGTTGATCAGCCAGGGCATCAAAGTGCTGATCATCTGTCCGCAGGACGCCACAGCAGCAGCGGCGGCGGCCCAAGAGGCGCATGATGCCGGGGTCAAGGTCATCTCCTACGACCGCCTGATTCGTGACACCGACGCCGTCGATTACTACGTGACCTTCGACAGCATGGCGGTGGGCGCCTCCTGGAGCGAGTACCTGATCCAGCAAGCTGGCGACAGCAAGGGCAACCCGCTGTACATCTACACGGGTGCGGCGTCGGACAACAACGCCTTCATCTTCTTCGAGGGCGCCTGGGAGAAGATCCAGCCGAAGATTGCGGATGGCACGTTCGTGATCAAGAACTCGAGCGAGGCGGTGGCGTTACAGGACAAGCCGACGCTGACGCGTGATGAAGAGGCGAAGATCATCGGCCAGACGACGACCAACTGGAACTTCAACGACGCCAAGAACCTGGCCGAGGCGAATCTGACGGCGACCAAGCCGGAAGACAAGGGCACGGTGTACATTCTGGCCCCCAATGACGGTACGGCGCGTGCGATTGCCGACGCCTTTGCGGCGGACAAGGATGTGACGAAGTACTTCGTGACCGGTCAGGATGCGGAGAAGGCATCGGTGCAGTACGTGATCGACGGCAAGCAGTCGATGACGGTGCTGAAGGATGTGCGTACGCTGGCAGCCGACGCCATTGCCGCGGCCAACGCTTATCTTGGGGGTGGGACGCCGGAGAAGACCAATAGCTACAACAACGGCAAGGTTGACGTTCCGGCCAAGCCGTCTGCTATCGTCACGGTCACCACGGACAACGTCAAGCAGGCGTTGATCGATTCGGGCTACTACCAGGCCAGCGAGTTCACCGGCCTTGAGGCTGCTGCTGCGCCTGCGGCGCCGGCGAACAAGGCGCTGGTGGGGGTAGTGCTGCCGACGAAGGACGAGCCGCGCTGGTTGCAGGATCAGGCGGTGTTCCAGAAGGCGGGTTGGGATCCGCTTTTCAGCCAGGGTGACAGCGCCAAGGAGAAGGCGAACGTGGAGGCGTTGATCAGCCAGGGCATCAAAGTGCTGATCATCTGTCCGCAGGACGCCACAGCAGCAGCGGCGGCGGCCCAAGAGGCGCACGATGCCGGGGTCAAGGTCATCTCCTACGACCGCCTGATTCGTGACACCGACGCCGTCGATTACTACGTGACCTTCGACAGCATGGCGGTGGGCGCCTCCTGGAGCGAGTACCTGATCCAGCAAGCTGGCGACAGCAAGGGCAACCCGCTGTACATCTACACGGGTGCGGCGTCGGACAACAACGCCTTCATCTTCTTCGAGGGCGCCTGGGAGAAGATCCAGCCGAAGATTGCGGATGGCACGTTCGTGATCAAGAACTCGAGCGAGGCGGTGGCGTTACAGGACAAGCCGACGCTGACGCGTGATGAAGAGGCGAAGATCATCGGCCAGACGACGACCAACTGGAACTTCAACGACGCCAAGAACCTGGCCGAGGCGAATCTGACGGCGACCAAGCCGGAAGACAAGGGCACGGTGTACATTCTGGCCCCCAATGACGGTACGGCGCGTGCGATTGCCGACGCCTTTGCGGCGGACAAGGATGTGACGAAGTACTTCGTGACCGGTCAGGATGCGGAGAAGGCATCGGTGCAGTACGTGATCGACGGCAAGCAGTCGATGACGGTGCTGAAGGATGTGCGTACGCTGGCAGCCGACGCCATTGCCGCGGCCAACGCTTATCTTGGGGGTGGGACGCCGGAGAAGACCAATAGCTACAACAACGGCAAGGTTGACGTTCCGGCCAAGCCGTCTGCTATCGTCACGGTCACCACGGACAACGTCAAGCAGGCGTTGATCGATTCGGGCTACTACCAGGCCAGCGACTTCACCGGCATGCAGTAGAAGCTCGTTTCTCGTTGGGTCCGTAATAGTGGCGGCAGCCAGACCATCGGCTGGCCGTCACTATTCCGGCCAATCCGCAGACGGTTCGCCCCAGCGAAGGCGGTAGGCCACTCGTCGTGTGTGAGTGAATCCTTCGCGAGGGTGTATAATCGAGGTGCTTTCTGCATCATCTGGAGGTTGAGGATTATGAGTGCTCCCATCCTAGAGATGAAGAACATTACCAAGACCTTTCCTGGCGTGAAAGCTTTGAGCGGCGTCAGCTTCCAGGTCGCAGAGGGTGAGATTCATTGCCTGGTCGGCGAAAACGGGGCAGGCAAGTCCACCCTCATGAAGGTCTTGAGCGGGGTCTATCCACATGGTCAGTATAGCGGTGAGATCGTTTTTGGCGGCAAGGTGCAGCAGTTTGCCAGTATCCGTGACAGCGAAAGGGCCGGCATTGCCATTATCTACCAAGAACTGGCGCTGGTTCCGGAAATGATGGTTTACGAGAACATCTTCCTCGGCAATGAGGTCAAGAAAGGCCTCACCATCGACTGGAACGAAACCATCAAGAGGGCGACCGAAGCACTTAAGAGAGTCGGGCTTGACGTAAATCCCGCCGAGAAGGTCAAGAATTTGGGCGTGGGCAAGCAGCAACTGATCGAGATTGCCAAGGCCCTGAACAAGGAAGTCAAGCTCCTGATCCTGGATGAGCCGACCGCGGCCTTGAACGTGGATGACAGTGAGAATCTGTTGAGGCTGATCCGCGAACTCAAACAGCACGGCGTGTCGTGCATCATGATTTCACACAAGCTGAAGGAAGTCATCGACATCGCTGACACGGTCACAGTGCTGCGCGACGGCCAGACTATCTGCACCCTGGATGCGCACAAGGGTGAGGTGTCCGAACACGTGTTGATCAAGCACATGGTTGGGCGTGAAATCAACAACGTCTATCCGGAACGAGAGCGCAATCCGTTCGAGACCGCGGCCACCGCCGTCGAACAGGCGAAGGCGGCTGGCGTGAAAGTCATTTCGTACGATCGACTGATCCCCAATACCAGGGCAGTGGACTATTATGTGACCTTCGACAGTATTGCCGTCGGCGCGCAGCAGGCGCAGTATCTGGTCGATCAGGCAACGGGCAGGGGCAACCCGCTGTACCTGTATGCCGGCGCCGCCACAGACAACAACGCCTTCCTGTTCTTCCAGGGCGCCTGGGGCGTTCTCCAACCCAAGATCGTCGACGGGACTTTCGTGATCAAGAATTCCACCCAGGCCGTTGGCGTGCAGACAAAGCCGGCGCTGGCGCGCGACGAGATGAAAGCCATCTTCGGGCAGATCGGCACCAATTGGGATGCTCACACCGCCAGGAATCTGGCCCAGTTCAACCTGGCCACGGCGACGGCGGCCGATAAGGGGAATGTCTTCATCCTTGCTCCCAATGACAACACCGCCCGCGCCATTGCCGACGCCTTTGCTTCCGATGAAGGCGTCAAGAGCTGGGTGATCACCGGGCAGGATGCCGAGCAAGCCTCCACCCAATACATCCTGGCCGGCAAGCAGTCGATGACCGTCTTCAAGGATGTCCGCACCCTGGTGCACACGGCCGCCGACGCCGCTGTGGCCCTGCTCAAAGGCCAGGCTCCTGCCGTCAACGGCGCCTATAACAACGGCGCCATCGACGTCCCGGCGCTGCAATCGGCGGTTGTCTCCATCGACAGAACAAACGCCAAGGCCACTCTGTTGGACTCCGGCTATTACCAGGCCGGCGGCGCCCCTGGCCCCTCCAGCGCGCAGCCGCGCTCAGACAAACCGGCTGTCGGCGTCGTTCTTCCCACCAGGGATGAACCGCGCTGGGTGCAGGATCAGGCCCGTTTCCAGGAGGCGTTCAAGGGCACAGGCTACGGGGTTGAGATTCTCTTCAGCCAGGGTGATCCTGCCGTGGAGAAAGCCAACATCGAAAGCCTGCTGGCCAAGGGCATCAAAGTCCTGATCATCTGCCCGCAAGGCGGCGGCGAAGTCGTCCTGGAGGTCAAGGCCTGGAGCGCCTACGACCCCGCCCTGGGCAGGGAAATCCTGAGGGATGTGAACTTCAACGTCAAGAAGGGCGAGATCGTTGGCTTTGCGGGACTGATGGGTTCTGGGCGCACCGAGTTGGCCTTGAGCCTTTTCGGCAATCCCAAGGGTTACAGGACACAAGGCGAGATGTTCGTCAAGGGCAAGAAGGTGCATTTCATCCATCCCAACGGCGCCATCCAGGCGGGCGTGGCTTACGCGACCGAGGATCGAAAAGCGGCCGGCCTGATCCTGATCCAGGATGTGAAACAGAACATCACCCTTGCCAATCTGCGGGAAATATCCAGGCGAGGGGTCGTGAACCAGAATGCGGAGGTGCAGGTTGCCACCGGCTTCAGGCGCTCCCTCAACATCAAGACGCCCAGCATCGAGCAAAAGGTGGGGAATCTGAGCGGCGGCAACCAACAGAAGGTGTCTGTGGCGAAATGGTTGTTCGTCAAGCCCGACGTGCTGATTCTGGATGAGCCGACGCGGGGCATCGATGTGGGCGCCAAGTACGAGATCTACACAATCATGAATAGCCTGGTTCAGCAAGGCATGAGTATCATCATGATATCGTCTGACTTGCCCGAAGTTCTGGGCATGAGCGACCGCATCTACGTCGTTTCCGCCGGCCGCATCGCTGGTGAGCTGCCGGTGGAAGAAGCGACTCAAGAAAAAGTCATGAGTCTGGCAACATACTATTGAGGAGGCCCAAAATGGCAACGAGTAACAATGCACCTCAGACAGGTCAGGTCCAACCCGCCCCAACGCAAGTGGCGGCATCCGAGGCATCGTTTGCCTCGAGTTTGCGCAAGATGTTACGGGAGAATATCCGTGATTACGGTATGTACATCGCCTTGTTTGCGATCTGGGCATTCTTTACCGCCACGACGAAGGGCCTCTTCATTTCGTCGCGCAACATCAGCAACCTGCTGAACCAGACAGGCTATATCGCGGTCATCGCCGTCGGCATGACGCTGGTCATCGTCATCCGGCACATCGACCTCTCGGTCGGCTTTCTGTCCGGTTTTCTCGCCGCGCTGGCAGCCATCGCCATGATGAAGGGAAGCTGGCCGGTCTGGGTGGTCATTCCCCTGTCGCTGGTGGTCGGCATGGGAGCAGGGGCCATTACTGCCTTTCTGGTGGCGCAGCTGGGGATTCCGGCCTTCGTCGCCACCCTGGGCGGCTGGTTGGTGT
The Caldilineales bacterium DNA segment above includes these coding regions:
- a CDS encoding sugar-binding protein gives rise to the protein MKYSLKHVAMLAIALMAISILLVACGGAQPTAAPTAAPATQAPAPEPANKALVGVVLPTKDEPRWLQDQAVFQKAGWDPLFSQGDSAKEKANVEALISQGIKVLIICPQDATAAAAAAQEAHDAGVKVISYDRLIRDTDAVDYYVTFDSMAVGASWSEYLIQQAGDSKGNPLYIYTGAASDNNAFIFFEGAWEKIQPKIADGTFVIKNSSEAVALQDKPTLTRDEEAKIIGQTTTNWNFNDAKNLAEANLTATKPEDKGTVYILAPNDGTARAIADAFAADKDVTKYFVTGQDAEKASVQYVIDGKQSMTVLKDVRTLAADAIAAANAYLGGGTPEKTNSYNNGKVDVPAKPSAIVTVTTDNVKQALIDSGYYQASEFTGLEAAAAPAAPANKALVGVVLPTKDEPRWLQDQAVFQKAGWDPLFSQGDSAKEKANVEALISQGIKVLIICPQDATAAAAAAQEAHDAGVKVISYDRLIRDTDAVDYYVTFDSMAVGASWSEYLIQQAGDSKGNPLYIYTGAASDNNAFIFFEGAWEKIQPKIADGTFVIKNSSEAVALQDKPTLTRDEEAKIIGQTTTNWNFNDAKNLAEANLTATKPEDKGTVYILAPNDGTARAIADAFAADKDVTKYFVTGQDAEKASVQYVIDGKQSMTVLKDVRTLAADAIAAANAYLGGGTPEKTNSYNNGKVDVPAKPSAIVTVTTDNVKQALIDSGYYQASDFTGMQ
- a CDS encoding ATP-binding cassette domain-containing protein — encoded protein: MSAPILEMKNITKTFPGVKALSGVSFQVAEGEIHCLVGENGAGKSTLMKVLSGVYPHGQYSGEIVFGGKVQQFASIRDSERAGIAIIYQELALVPEMMVYENIFLGNEVKKGLTIDWNETIKRATEALKRVGLDVNPAEKVKNLGVGKQQLIEIAKALNKEVKLLILDEPTAALNVDDSENLLRLIRELKQHGVSCIMISHKLKEVIDIADTVTVLRDGQTICTLDAHKGEVSEHVLIKHMVGREINNVYPERERNPFETAATAVEQAKAAGVKVISYDRLIPNTRAVDYYVTFDSIAVGAQQAQYLVDQATGRGNPLYLYAGAATDNNAFLFFQGAWGVLQPKIVDGTFVIKNSTQAVGVQTKPALARDEMKAIFGQIGTNWDAHTARNLAQFNLATATAADKGNVFILAPNDNTARAIADAFASDEGVKSWVITGQDAEQASTQYILAGKQSMTVFKDVRTLVHTAADAAVALLKGQAPAVNGAYNNGAIDVPALQSAVVSIDRTNAKATLLDSGYYQAGGAPGPSSAQPRSDKPAVGVVLPTRDEPRWVQDQARFQEAFKGTGYGVEILFSQGDPAVEKANIESLLAKGIKVLIICPQGGGEVVLEVKAWSAYDPALGREILRDVNFNVKKGEIVGFAGLMGSGRTELALSLFGNPKGYRTQGEMFVKGKKVHFIHPNGAIQAGVAYATEDRKAAGLILIQDVKQNITLANLREISRRGVVNQNAEVQVATGFRRSLNIKTPSIEQKVGNLSGGNQQKVSVAKWLFVKPDVLILDEPTRGIDVGAKYEIYTIMNSLVQQGMSIIMISSDLPEVLGMSDRIYVVSAGRIAGELPVEEATQEKVMSLATYY